Below is a genomic region from Candidatus Diapherotrites archaeon.
GCTTCGATTGCAAGGGCAGGCTATGATGCGGAACTGCTTGTCGGGGAGGAAACAGTGGACCAGGAGAAGGCCGCACGCGATAAAGAAATCGCGGAATTGAAGCGCAGGCTCGTTTTTTCGGCATTGCTGACCGTGCCGGTTGTCCTGCTTGCATTGCCGGAAATGCTGAAAACTGTTATGGCATTCGAGTACCCGCAGTTCATAATGCAGAACATGGCTGCATTGCAATTGCTGTTTTCAACGCCGGTGATGTACCTTAACAGGGACATGTTTGTGAGGGGCTTCAGGGGGCTGTTGAATAACATGCCGGGCATGGACAGCCTTGTCGCTTTGGGCGTCGGGACAACCTATGCTTACAGCGCAATCGTGGCCCTGCGCATCATTGGCGGAGTCATGTATTTTGAAACCGCTGCTTTGCTTCTCACGTTCATATTGCTTGGCAGGTACCTTGAGGCGATTGCCAAAGGAAAGACTTCCGAGGCAATCAAGCGCCTTGTAGGGCTTGCGCCGAAAACCGCAATCGTGGTCAGGGCAGGAAAAGAGGTTGAAATTCCGATCAAGGAAGTTGTTGTCGGGGACATTGTCATTGTGAAGCCGGGCAGCAAGATTCCGGTTGACGGCGTCATAGTCGAAGGCGAAAGCAGCATTGACGAGAGCATGATTACAGGGGAGAGCATGCCCGTGCACAAGCGAAAAAATGACATTGTGATCGGCGGGACAATCAACGGCAATGGCTCTTTCAGGTTCAGGGCGACAAAAATCGGCAAGGACACAATGCTTGCGCAGATAATCCGTTTGGTGGAGGACGCGCAGGCAAGCAAGGCGCCGATCCAGAAGCTTGCAGACACTGTCGCAGGCTATTTTGTGCACGCAGTAATAGTGCTTGCATTGCTTGCCTTCGCTTACTGGTATTTCGTGGCAGGCCAGCCGTTTCTTTTCGCGCTCACAATCCTTGTTTCAACGCTTGTGATTTCCTGTCCTTGCGCAATGGGCCTTGCAACCCCGACAGCGGTCATGATTGGAACCGGCAAGGGCGCCGAGAACGGCGTGCTCATAAAAAACGCGGAGAGCCTTGAAATCCTGCATCAGGCCAAAACCTTTGTGTTCGACAAGACCGGCACAATCACCATGGGAAAGGCGTCGGTAACGGAAATCGTTCCGGTCGGAATCAAGGCAGCCGACCTTCTTTGCCTTGCGGCTTCCGCGGAAAAGAATTCCGAGCATCATTTAGCGCAGGCAATCGTGAAAAAGGCGAAGGAATCGAGGCTGAAAATTGCAGAACCGAAATCTTTCAAGGCGATTCCGGGGCATGGCGTCGAGGCAAAAGTCGGGGCGAAGAATGTTCTCATCGGAACTGTTGTCCTGATGAAAAAAAGCGGGGTCCGGATCGGAAACGATTTGGTTGGCAGGATGCAGTCGCTTGAAGAGCAGGGAAAAAGCGTTGTCCTTGTTTCGTCGGACGGAAAGCTTGTGGGAATGGTTGCGATTGCCGACACCATAAAAGAGCATGCTGCCGAGGCTGTAAGGCAATTGCAGGCAATGGGTTATGAAACCGTCATGATAACCGGCGACAATTCCCGCACTGCAAACGCGATTGCAAAGCAGGCAGGCATTTCAAGGGTGCTGGCGCAGGTGCTTCCGTCGGACAAGGCCGCGGAAGTCAAGAAATTGCAGTTGAACGGAAGAAAGGTTGCCTTTGTCGGCGACGGCATAAACGATGCCCCGGCCTTGGCGCAGGCCGACATTGGAATCGCGATTGGCAGCGGCACCGACGTTGCGATTGAAAGCGGCGGAATAGTTTTGGTGAAAAGCGATTTGCGCGACATTGTGACGGCGGTAAAGCTTAGCAAATACACTCTCGGCAAAATAAAGCAGAATCTGTTCTGGGCTTTCGGCTACAATGCGGTCGGCATTCCGCTCGCGGCAGGCGCATTCTATCCTTTCACCGGCTGGCTTTTGTCGCCGGTCATAGCCGGAGCGGCAATGGCTTTCAGCTCGGTAAGCGTTGTTTCGAACAGCCTGCTCATGCGCGGATGGAAACCGGATAAAAAGGTTTGACTATTGTTTTCCCGCGCTGAGCGCCTGGTAGTTTACCGCGCCGTAAGTGTTGTTTTCTTTGAGCGCGCGGATGATCTGCTGTGCCGCTTCGACCCCGCACTTGTCCTGCGCTTCCTTTGTGGCTGAGGCGATGTGCGGCGTGAGAATGACGTTGCCCAACTGCGTCAGCTCCGAGTTTTCCAATGGTTCTTTTGCGAAAACGTCGAGTGCAGCGCCGCCAAGCTTTCCGCTTTTAAGCGCTTGAACCAGGTCGGCTTCGTTTATTGCCCCGCCGCGCGCAGTGTTCACGATTTTTGCGCCGTCCTTCATTTTTGAAATAGTGTCCGCGTTAATCATTCCTTTTGTCTGCTCTGTCAGGGGAACGTGCAATGAAATCATGTCCGCCTGTGCCAGCAGTTCGTCCAACTGCACCAGGCTTGCGTTCGCTTCCCTTACATGCTCTTCTTTCGCGAAAGGGTCCGCAACGACGATTTTCATTCCGAATGCGTTGCCGCGTTTGGCAACTTCCCTTCCGATGCGGCCGAAGCCGATCAGGCCGAGAGTTTTTCCCTGAAGCTCGTTGCCCTTGAACGCTTTCTTCTCCCATTCGCCGCGCTTCATGCTCGCGTCGGCCTTTGCGATGTGCCTGTTCAATGCGATCATCAAACCGATTGCGTGCTCGGCAACGGAAACGGTGTTGCCTTCCGGGGTGTTGAAGACGAAAATGCCTTTTGCGGTCGCGGCCTGGATGTCAACATTGTCGAGGCCAACCCCGGCCCTTGAAACCGCTTTCATCTTGTGCGCTGCGGCGATGATTGCGGGCGTGACTTTCGTGGCGCTTCTCACTATCATTGCGTCGTATCCGGAAACCGATTGCACGAGCTGTTCTTCGCTGAGCCCCTCCCGTTCATCGGCTTCGAGGCCCGCCTCTCTTATCATTTGCACGCCTTTTTTTGCGATGTTGTCCATTACGAGAACTTTTGCCATTTTGGTCCCCCGGTTTTTCCCGTGCGATTTTCGCGGATTTTCACGCTATTGCCTTCATTGTGGCGAGAATCGAGTCGATTGTGTCCAGCAGTTCTTTCAGTTGTTCTTCCGTGGTGTCGCCCATGTGCGCTATCCTGAAAGTCTGCTGCTTGAGCTTGCTGTAACCGTTTGAAATCACATAGCCTTTTTTGCCGAGCTCTTCGTTCAGCTTGTCGATGTCGTATCCTTTCGTGTTTTTGATGCAGCTTAATGCGATTGCCTCGAAGCCCTTTTCCGGGAACAGTTCAAAGCCCTGTTCCTTGACCCAGGAGTGGCAGATGTTCCTCAGCTTTTCGTGCCTTGCAAACCTCTGTTCGAGGCCTTCCGCGAGCATGTTGTCAAGCTGTTTGTCCAGGCCGAACAATTGCGGTATTGCGGGCGTGCTCGGCGTATTGTTTTTCTGGTGGTATTTGTCCATTTCAATAAGGTCAAAATAATAGCCCCTGTTTTTCACTTCTTTCGCCTTGTCCAGCGCCTTCTGGCTCACGGATGCGATTGCCAGGCCGGGCGGCAAGGCAAATGCCTTCTGCACTCCGGCAAGGCAGATGTCGATGCCGAAAGCGTCTGTGTCAATCGGCATTGCCGTCAGGCTTGAAACAGTGTCGACGCAGAAAATTGTTTCAGGATAGTCTTTCATCACTTTTGCGATTTGTTCAAGCGGGTTCAATACGCCGGTGGATGTTTCGCTGTGCACCAGCATTACAGATTCGTATTTTCCGGTTTCAAGCTTTTCCTTCAATGGCTCGGCCTTGTTTGCGAGGCCCCATTCCACGCTTAAAGCGTCGGCCTGCTTTCCGTTTGCGAGGCTGAGCCTGTGCCACAGTTCGGAGAAGTTTCCGCATGTCATGTGCAGGCATTTTTCGTTTGCCGTGTTGCGCGAACAGGCTTCGAATGCGCCTGTGGAGGAGGACGTGAACATGAAGACCCTGTTCTTGGTGAACATTGCCTTCTGGATTTTCGGCTGGATTGAAGCGTACAGGCTTGCGAATTCCCTGCTCCTGTGCCCGATCATGGGCCTGCCTATCTCATGCCTGATTTCCTCGCTGACTTCCGTCGGACCCGGAATGAAAAGCCTTTTGTGCACTTCAAAATCCCCCCTAATTTCTGTTATATGCCTGATAAAAGACTGATATTTAGCCGACAACTTTTTTTAAAGCGTGCGTTCGGAGCCGGTTTCGTCCGGCTGGTTCGATGACGGGTATCTCGCGTTGCTCGATACCCATCTGCACTCAGCATTAAATGTTTCGGAGGCGTGCGACGGAGCCAGGTTATTCCTTGATTTCAGCGGCATCGATCTGCCCGTCGCCGTCCAAATCCAGGCCTTCGACAACTTTTGCGTGAATCCTTTCATTGAAAAGATTTGGCTTGGCAATCTTTTCAACGCTTTTTGCCATTGCGACAACCGCGGCCTTGGTGCCAGCATTGCGGTTTCCGGCTATGAGCAGAATGCGCTTGTCGCCGAAGAAAGGGTGTGGCGCCTTGACGATTATGCCTGTTGCGTCCTCGGTGTAGGTTTTTTCCGAAGCCGAGCTTTCAATGCCCCATGGGCCATTGCTTTGCACGAATTTTACGGGCAGCCTGTCGTTTATTTCCTGGCAGATCTTGTTTGTGATCGGCCCGCCGACAATGATTGCGTTGCTGTCAAGCTTTTCCAGTGACTCGACCATTGTGTCCAATAGCACGAAAGGGTATTTTATTTTGGAGGCATAACTGCCGAGGATTGCTGCCAGTTCGACTGCCAGGTGGGAGTCCCTTGCCCTCGCCTTGAGCGGGCCGTGCGGATCGGGCGAGCCGATGATGATTTTGGCTGAAAAAACGCCCTTATGTATAAACGGTTCGAGGAATTCTGCAATCTCTTTAGGCACTTCCTTTTCCCTGCCTTCGATGGCCTGCTTTTCCCCGCCGGCATCCGGTGTAACGATTGACACCGCGCCGAAGTCCGCGGAAAAGAATTTTGCCAGGGCGCCCTGTTTTTCCTGCGTCTTCTGCACCGACACAAGTCCGGATTTTTTCAGCTGGTTGATGTAATAGTATGCTTTCTGCTCCGGCATGCCCAGCTTTTTCGCCAGCTCGGCAGGATAAGCCGGCTTTTTCACCAGCTCAGAGTAAATTTTCCATGCGCTATCGCTGGCAAGCGGCCTTATTTCGCTTGCCTTGTGGGCAATTTTTGTGGCGATTCGCCTCCGGACCGCGTTCCTTTCAAATTCGACAAAATCCGCCAAAAACACCACCACTTTTAACATTTTAATAATGGTATAGCTTTTTTAATAATAATGGTTGAATTTTTATTTAAATGCTTGCCCCTGCGTTCTGAATTTTTTCTTAATGCTTCCGCGATTTTCGGGTTGGGTTTTAAATACCTGCGGAAAGCAATTGTCTTATTCGCAACTGTTTTTTGTGGTTTGTAATGTGTGGAATCATCGGCGTGAAAGGCCTGAACGGCTTCAATGAGGCGCAGCCTGCCATACTGTCGGGCCTGAAAAGCCTGGAATACAGGGGCTATGATTCCTGGGGAATTGCGCTGGAGCAGGCCGGCGGGTTTTTCGTTGAAAAGAAGGCCGGCAGGATTTCCGATGAAAAAGGCGTTTCCGAGATCCGGGCAGGCACGGGCATCGGCCACACTCGCTGGGCAACGCATGGAAAAGTCTGCGAGGCAAACGCGCATCCGCACCTTTCAAGGAACGGCAAAATTGCCGTGGTGCACAACGGCATAATCGAGAACTATTCGGAGCTCAGGGAAACGCTTTCAGGCAACGGTTTCACTTTCGCATCGGAAACCGACACCGAAGTCGTTCCGCATCTGATTGAATCTTTCATGGCTGAACCCGGCAATGATTTTTTCGGCGCTGTGAGAAAGGCGCTGCTGCAGCTCGAAGGCAGCTTTGCAATCGTTGCAATGCACGCCGATTCCGATTCATTGGTTTGCGCGCGCAACGGCTCGCCCCTGCTTCTTGGAGTTTCGGATGACGCGCTTTTTGCGGCATCGGACATCACGGCTTTCCTTGGCCACACCAAAAACGCGGTTTACCTTGCCGACGGGGAAATGGCCCTGCTCTCTGACAGGCCGGAGGTTTTTTCCATTGCAACCGGCGAAGGCGTTCCGTTCAAGGTTGAAACCGTTGACTGGAACGTCGAGCAGGCGAAGAAGGGCAATTTCGCGCATTTCATGCTGAAAGAAATTTGCGAGCAGCCGCAGACAATCAGGCTTGCCATCGAGCAGGACAAGGCACTGCTTGACAAGGCAACCGGAATGCTGCGCGATGCTTTCGGCATCTTTTTTGTGGGCTGCGGCACAAGCTACCATGCCTGCGTTTCGGCGTCATACATGTTTTCCGGCATTGCGGGAAAGCACGTGAATGCCTGCCTTGCCTCGGAGTTTTCCAATTACACGGATTTCATCGGGCCGGGCGCGCTTGTCGTCGCGGTCTCGCAGTCCGGCGAAACCGCGGATTTGATTGACGCCGTGAAAACCGCAAAGCAAAAAGGCGCGAAGGTTTTGTGCATCGTGAACGTCATGGGCTCTTCGCTTTCAAGGCTCGGCGACGAAACCCTGATGATGAATGCCGGCCCTGAAATCTGCGTGCTGTCGACGAAAAGCTACACTTCACAGCTTGCAATCCTTCTGCTTCTGGCGTTTTCGCTTGCGGGCAAAGCACGGGAAGGCAGGGCGCTCATTCTGGATGCCGCGTCAAAAGTCAAAAAAGTCATTTCCGGAAACGAAAATGAAATCAAAAGGATTGCCGCCGCAACGAAAAACGCGAAAGACTATTTTGTCATTGGCAGGGACCTCGCATTCCCTTCCGCGCTTGAAGGCGCGCTCAAGATAAAGGAAGTCTCCTACATCCATGCCGAAGGCTTTGCCGGAGGGGAGTTGAAGCACGGCACAATCGCATTGGTCGAGCAGGGCGTTCCGGCAATAGTGTTTTCAACCGAAAAGACAAGGCCGCTCATCCTGGGCAATGCAATGGAAATAAAGTCGCGCGGCGGCATGATAATAGGCTTGGACTCGAAGCCGAACCCGCTTTTCGACCATTTCATTGAAGTGCCAGAAGTTTCGGAGGCAAACCCGATTTTAATGATTGTCCCAATTCAACTGCTTGCATATCATCTCGCATTGGAGCGCAATTGCGATCCGGACAAGCCGCGCAATCTCGCAAAATCTGTAACGGTGAAATGAGATGGCGGAAGAAACTGCAATGAACGCAGGCACGCGGAAAAGGCGGCTGTTTGAAACCGACGGCATCCGCGGAAAGGCCAATGCCTATCCGATGACGCCTGAAATAGCGTTGCGCGTGGGCAAGGCTGTCGCAAAATATTTCCTTGAACGCAACGGAAAAACGAGCCACCGCATTGTCATAGGCAAGGATACGAGGCGTTCAGGTTACATGCTTGAAAACGCGCTTGTCTCAGGAATAGTTTCAATGGGCGCGAACGCCCTGCTTGTCGGGCCCATTCCGACCCCGGCGATAGCGCACCTGGCAAAGTCCCTGAACTGCGACGCCGGAATAATGCTTTCCGCTTCACACAATCCTGCCGAGGACAACGGCATAAAGATTTTTTCG
It encodes:
- the cadA gene encoding cadmium-translocating P-type ATPase translates to MKKITVGIKGMHCASCATIIERRLKKVEGVKDVSVSVAANRAAIEFDEGIAGIEQFGKAVESAGYELVQPQGQDSGDAKITMHVKGMDSPHCAGIVGNALKGTAGVKKFDLSFQNASAMVEFDASITGFDKIKASIARAGYDAELLVGEETVDQEKAARDKEIAELKRRLVFSALLTVPVVLLALPEMLKTVMAFEYPQFIMQNMAALQLLFSTPVMYLNRDMFVRGFRGLLNNMPGMDSLVALGVGTTYAYSAIVALRIIGGVMYFETAALLLTFILLGRYLEAIAKGKTSEAIKRLVGLAPKTAIVVRAGKEVEIPIKEVVVGDIVIVKPGSKIPVDGVIVEGESSIDESMITGESMPVHKRKNDIVIGGTINGNGSFRFRATKIGKDTMLAQIIRLVEDAQASKAPIQKLADTVAGYFVHAVIVLALLAFAYWYFVAGQPFLFALTILVSTLVISCPCAMGLATPTAVMIGTGKGAENGVLIKNAESLEILHQAKTFVFDKTGTITMGKASVTEIVPVGIKAADLLCLAASAEKNSEHHLAQAIVKKAKESRLKIAEPKSFKAIPGHGVEAKVGAKNVLIGTVVLMKKSGVRIGNDLVGRMQSLEEQGKSVVLVSSDGKLVGMVAIADTIKEHAAEAVRQLQAMGYETVMITGDNSRTANAIAKQAGISRVLAQVLPSDKAAEVKKLQLNGRKVAFVGDGINDAPALAQADIGIAIGSGTDVAIESGGIVLVKSDLRDIVTAVKLSKYTLGKIKQNLFWAFGYNAVGIPLAAGAFYPFTGWLLSPVIAGAAMAFSSVSVVSNSLLMRGWKPDKKV
- a CDS encoding hydroxyacid dehydrogenase, which codes for MAKVLVMDNIAKKGVQMIREAGLEADEREGLSEEQLVQSVSGYDAMIVRSATKVTPAIIAAAHKMKAVSRAGVGLDNVDIQAATAKGIFVFNTPEGNTVSVAEHAIGLMIALNRHIAKADASMKRGEWEKKAFKGNELQGKTLGLIGFGRIGREVAKRGNAFGMKIVVADPFAKEEHVREANASLVQLDELLAQADMISLHVPLTEQTKGMINADTISKMKDGAKIVNTARGGAINEADLVQALKSGKLGGAALDVFAKEPLENSELTQLGNVILTPHIASATKEAQDKCGVEAAQQIIRALKENNTYGAVNYQALSAGKQ
- a CDS encoding alanine--glyoxylate aminotransferase family protein, with translation MIGHRSREFASLYASIQPKIQKAMFTKNRVFMFTSSSTGAFEACSRNTANEKCLHMTCGNFSELWHRLSLANGKQADALSVEWGLANKAEPLKEKLETGKYESVMLVHSETSTGVLNPLEQIAKVMKDYPETIFCVDTVSSLTAMPIDTDAFGIDICLAGVQKAFALPPGLAIASVSQKALDKAKEVKNRGYYFDLIEMDKYHQKNNTPSTPAIPQLFGLDKQLDNMLAEGLEQRFARHEKLRNICHSWVKEQGFELFPEKGFEAIALSCIKNTKGYDIDKLNEELGKKGYVISNGYSKLKQQTFRIAHMGDTTEEQLKELLDTIDSILATMKAIA
- a CDS encoding S-layer protein codes for the protein MLKVVVFLADFVEFERNAVRRRIATKIAHKASEIRPLASDSAWKIYSELVKKPAYPAELAKKLGMPEQKAYYYINQLKKSGLVSVQKTQEKQGALAKFFSADFGAVSIVTPDAGGEKQAIEGREKEVPKEIAEFLEPFIHKGVFSAKIIIGSPDPHGPLKARARDSHLAVELAAILGSYASKIKYPFVLLDTMVESLEKLDSNAIIVGGPITNKICQEINDRLPVKFVQSNGPWGIESSASEKTYTEDATGIIVKAPHPFFGDKRILLIAGNRNAGTKAAVVAMAKSVEKIAKPNLFNERIHAKVVEGLDLDGDGQIDAAEIKE
- the glmS gene encoding glutamine--fructose-6-phosphate transaminase (isomerizing) — encoded protein: MCGIIGVKGLNGFNEAQPAILSGLKSLEYRGYDSWGIALEQAGGFFVEKKAGRISDEKGVSEIRAGTGIGHTRWATHGKVCEANAHPHLSRNGKIAVVHNGIIENYSELRETLSGNGFTFASETDTEVVPHLIESFMAEPGNDFFGAVRKALLQLEGSFAIVAMHADSDSLVCARNGSPLLLGVSDDALFAASDITAFLGHTKNAVYLADGEMALLSDRPEVFSIATGEGVPFKVETVDWNVEQAKKGNFAHFMLKEICEQPQTIRLAIEQDKALLDKATGMLRDAFGIFFVGCGTSYHACVSASYMFSGIAGKHVNACLASEFSNYTDFIGPGALVVAVSQSGETADLIDAVKTAKQKGAKVLCIVNVMGSSLSRLGDETLMMNAGPEICVLSTKSYTSQLAILLLLAFSLAGKAREGRALILDAASKVKKVISGNENEIKRIAAATKNAKDYFVIGRDLAFPSALEGALKIKEVSYIHAEGFAGGELKHGTIALVEQGVPAIVFSTEKTRPLILGNAMEIKSRGGMIIGLDSKPNPLFDHFIEVPEVSEANPILMIVPIQLLAYHLALERNCDPDKPRNLAKSVTVK